One window of the Runella slithyformis DSM 19594 genome contains the following:
- a CDS encoding UDP-N-acetylmuramoyl-L-alanyl-D-glutamate--2,6-diaminopimelate ligase gives MSKTLQNVLTGVPVIAVIGSADIEIKSIEFDSRRVAAGSLFVAQKGTQVDGHQFIRQVIEMGAAAILCEDFPADLVDGITYIHVADSARTMGLMAANFYDNPSSKLKLVGVTGTNGKTSTVTLLFKLFRQLGYRVGLLSTVQNQIDDDIIPSTHTTPDSVRINELLAEMVRRGCTHCFMEVSSHAVVQERIAGLLFSGGIFTNITHDHLDFHKTFDNYIKAKKGFFDQLPKHAFALVNIDDRRGGVMVQNTAARKETYSLQTIATFKGKLLADSLFGLQMEIDGKEVWFKLIGKFNAYNLLGVYGAALLLGEDDEQVLTALSEITPPPGRFEQVVSADAVVGIVDYAHTPDALQNVLETINELREGDRQVITVVGCGGNRDAAKRPEMARIAGELSSKVILTSDNPRNEEPATILEQMEVGISPVDYKKMKVIEDRREAIRFAVSLAKPHDIILVAGKGHETYQEIKGVKHHFDDREELRAAFEEKP, from the coding sequence ATGTCAAAGACGCTTCAAAATGTATTAACAGGTGTTCCGGTTATTGCAGTGATCGGAAGTGCCGATATTGAAATTAAAAGTATCGAATTTGATTCACGCCGAGTGGCAGCCGGGTCGTTGTTTGTGGCTCAAAAAGGCACCCAAGTGGATGGCCATCAATTCATTCGGCAAGTGATCGAAATGGGCGCTGCCGCGATTTTGTGCGAAGACTTTCCTGCTGACTTAGTGGATGGGATCACGTACATTCACGTAGCCGATTCCGCCCGCACGATGGGGTTAATGGCGGCTAATTTTTACGATAATCCTTCGTCAAAATTAAAATTGGTCGGTGTGACGGGTACCAACGGCAAAACCTCTACCGTAACGCTCTTATTCAAATTGTTTCGTCAGTTGGGCTACCGCGTTGGGTTGCTCTCTACGGTGCAGAACCAAATCGACGATGATATTATTCCGTCTACGCATACCACGCCCGACTCGGTCAGGATCAATGAATTATTGGCGGAGATGGTACGGCGGGGCTGTACGCACTGTTTTATGGAAGTAAGTTCGCACGCCGTAGTGCAGGAGCGTATTGCAGGGTTGCTTTTTTCGGGAGGGATTTTTACCAACATCACCCACGACCACCTCGACTTTCACAAAACGTTTGACAATTACATCAAAGCCAAAAAAGGCTTCTTTGACCAACTGCCCAAACACGCTTTTGCGCTTGTCAATATCGACGACCGTCGCGGCGGGGTAATGGTGCAGAATACGGCAGCGCGTAAAGAGACCTATTCGCTCCAAACCATTGCCACCTTTAAAGGCAAGCTGCTGGCAGATAGTCTGTTTGGATTACAAATGGAGATCGATGGCAAAGAAGTTTGGTTTAAATTGATCGGTAAGTTCAACGCGTACAATTTATTAGGAGTTTACGGCGCGGCTTTGTTGTTGGGTGAAGACGATGAGCAGGTGCTCACAGCGCTGTCGGAAATTACGCCGCCGCCCGGTCGTTTTGAACAGGTAGTGAGTGCCGATGCCGTGGTCGGAATCGTGGATTATGCTCACACGCCCGATGCCTTGCAAAACGTATTGGAAACCATCAATGAACTTCGGGAAGGCGACCGGCAGGTGATTACTGTCGTGGGCTGCGGCGGCAACCGTGACGCGGCCAAGCGCCCCGAAATGGCCCGCATTGCGGGAGAATTGAGCAGCAAAGTAATTTTAACTTCCGATAATCCGCGCAACGAAGAACCCGCGACGATTTTGGAACAAATGGAGGTTGGTATCTCACCCGTGGATTATAAAAAAATGAAAGTCATTGAAGACCGCCGCGAAGCCATTCGTTTTGCGGTATCCCTGGCCAAACCGCATGACATCATCTTAGTAGCAGGCAAAGGCCACGAAACCTATCAGGAAATCAAAGGTGTAAAACATCATTTTGACGATCGAGAGGAGTTAAGGGCGGCGTTTGAGGAGAAGCCATGA
- a CDS encoding LOG family protein, with translation MKSIVVYCGSNAGKRPEYLQLATEVGLAMAKRGINLVYGGGNLGLMRAVADGTLAGGAQVTGIIPNFLAELEVAHQTLTEIHFVDTMHERKAKMVSLSDGVINLPGGYGTLDEMFEILAWAQLKIFHGPVGLLNYNGFYNNLLAHMEVMVEEGFLKPENRDLLIVADNIEELLDKMQAFERKESKLELKNIQREK, from the coding sequence ATGAAATCAATCGTTGTATATTGTGGCTCCAACGCGGGCAAACGTCCTGAATATCTTCAATTAGCTACGGAAGTCGGCCTGGCCATGGCCAAACGAGGCATTAACCTGGTGTATGGCGGCGGTAACCTGGGCCTCATGCGGGCCGTGGCCGACGGAACACTGGCCGGCGGCGCGCAGGTGACGGGTATTATCCCTAATTTTTTGGCCGAATTGGAAGTGGCGCACCAAACGTTGACCGAAATCCACTTTGTGGATACAATGCACGAGCGCAAAGCCAAAATGGTGTCATTGTCGGACGGCGTCATTAATCTGCCCGGTGGCTACGGTACCCTCGACGAAATGTTTGAAATTTTGGCTTGGGCGCAGTTGAAGATTTTTCACGGTCCGGTAGGTTTACTCAATTACAATGGTTTTTATAATAACCTCTTGGCTCACATGGAAGTAATGGTGGAAGAAGGGTTCCTTAAACCCGAAAACCGTGATCTGTTGATCGTTGCTGACAATATCGAGGAATTATTGGATAAAATGCAGGCCTTTGAGCGCAAAGAAAGTAAGCTGGAATTGAAAAATATTCAGCGGGAGAAGTGA
- a CDS encoding XdhC family protein gives MKELKAIINAYDHLNPEKTKAAIATVVRVEGSSYRRTGARMLVMDDGVWVGGISGGCLEGDALKRARLAMAKSQPSLVTYDTTEDDQHQIGVGLGCNGVIDVLLSPLKIGDPNNPVEILKSCMAERRQTHILLTIIGLEDEYNGLRAGNMLRYTGKESLNIFGEPGLQAQIEKTIQVFSEKGRSRPKTFTLPDGREAELFIEILPPEVHLVLMGHQYDVLPLARLVKEIGWRATVVANPQKIMQKLSSVVDEITPPAEFDSIMTDEHTAIILMSHDFKTDKYNLPKVLQTQAAYIGMLGPRVRSERIFDELSQEGIEISTTDRERIHAPVGLDIGAISPEEIALSILAEIRAVFSDRSGAALRLRTTPIHERD, from the coding sequence ATGAAAGAGCTGAAAGCCATTATCAACGCCTATGACCATCTGAACCCCGAAAAAACCAAAGCAGCCATTGCGACGGTAGTGCGTGTGGAAGGCTCTTCCTACCGCCGCACGGGTGCCCGGATGCTGGTCATGGATGACGGCGTATGGGTAGGCGGCATCAGCGGTGGCTGTCTGGAGGGCGATGCCCTCAAACGCGCCCGACTGGCGATGGCAAAATCCCAACCCAGCCTGGTCACCTACGATACCACCGAAGACGACCAACACCAAATCGGCGTGGGCCTGGGCTGCAACGGTGTCATTGATGTACTGCTCTCACCGCTGAAAATAGGAGACCCTAACAATCCCGTCGAAATCCTGAAGAGTTGCATGGCAGAGCGCCGTCAAACGCATATTTTACTGACCATCATTGGGTTGGAAGACGAATACAATGGCTTAAGGGCAGGAAATATGCTTCGATACACGGGAAAAGAGAGTCTGAATATATTTGGAGAACCCGGCTTACAGGCACAGATCGAAAAAACCATTCAGGTCTTTTCCGAAAAGGGGCGGTCAAGACCCAAAACGTTTACACTTCCGGACGGGCGCGAAGCAGAACTCTTCATTGAAATCCTGCCTCCGGAAGTGCATCTTGTGCTTATGGGGCATCAATACGATGTATTGCCGCTGGCACGACTTGTCAAAGAAATCGGATGGCGGGCTACGGTTGTGGCCAACCCGCAGAAAATCATGCAGAAACTCAGTTCGGTCGTCGACGAAATTACCCCCCCCGCTGAATTTGACTCCATCATGACAGATGAACATACCGCCATCATCTTAATGTCACACGATTTTAAAACCGACAAATACAATTTACCGAAAGTATTGCAAACACAGGCCGCTTACATCGGTATGTTAGGGCCGCGCGTTCGTTCGGAAAGAATATTCGACGAACTTTCGCAGGAAGGAATTGAGATTTCGACAACCGACCGGGAACGCATTCACGCACCGGTCGGTTTGGACATAGGTGCTATCTCGCCCGAGGAAATTGCGTTATCCATTTTAGCGGAGATTCGGGCCGTTTTCTCCGACCGCAGCGGAGCCGCCCTACGCCTGCGCACTACTCCCATTCACGAAAGAGACTGA
- a CDS encoding molybdopterin molybdotransferase MoeA: protein MELTTVTEATRIILENSLDYGTEYVPFTSAYQRVLAEPLVADRDFPPFDRVTMDGIAIQWQSYLNGQRDFRIESTQTAGETQHTLSDPNACIEVMTGAALPINTDLVIRYEDLDIKDGVAHLTATVRKGQNVHYQGEDRRAGAPIVQPYTLLGPPEIAIAAGIGASQVAVRRLPSVVIITSGDELVPVEQTPLPHQIRSSNVHCIASLLKEYRLHVDFVHIPDELSATQRAIEQALTQYEVLILCGGVSQGKKDFIPQALQAEGVEKYFHKVSQQPGKPFWFGRKGNRVVFALPGNPVSSFLCARRYFIPWLRRSLGLRAMDNIYAALSDDYVYNSPLTYFLQVQLFQEGATLMARPLVGHGSGDFANLIDNQGFLEIPQERNEFKKGEILPIWQYHYKV, encoded by the coding sequence ATGGAATTGACCACCGTTACCGAAGCCACCCGTATCATTTTAGAAAACAGCCTTGATTACGGTACAGAGTATGTACCCTTCACAAGCGCCTACCAACGCGTATTGGCCGAGCCGCTCGTCGCCGACCGCGATTTTCCCCCTTTCGACCGCGTCACAATGGACGGCATTGCCATTCAATGGCAGAGTTATCTCAATGGCCAACGGGATTTTAGGATTGAAAGCACCCAAACTGCCGGTGAAACGCAACATACCCTTTCAGATCCCAACGCCTGCATCGAAGTCATGACGGGTGCTGCATTGCCCATCAACACAGATCTGGTCATTCGGTACGAAGATCTTGACATCAAGGACGGTGTAGCGCATTTGACTGCCACTGTCAGGAAAGGTCAAAATGTACATTATCAGGGAGAAGATCGTCGCGCCGGCGCTCCCATTGTACAGCCCTATACGCTTTTGGGACCGCCCGAGATTGCCATTGCCGCCGGCATCGGGGCTTCTCAGGTGGCCGTCAGAAGATTGCCTTCCGTCGTCATCATCACGTCGGGGGATGAACTGGTACCCGTTGAGCAAACGCCCCTGCCCCACCAGATTCGCAGCTCAAACGTGCACTGCATTGCCTCGCTTTTGAAAGAGTACCGGCTCCATGTTGATTTCGTGCACATTCCCGATGAGCTCTCAGCCACACAACGGGCCATTGAGCAGGCACTGACACAGTATGAAGTACTGATTCTGTGCGGCGGTGTATCACAGGGCAAAAAGGATTTTATCCCTCAGGCACTACAGGCCGAAGGTGTTGAAAAATACTTTCATAAAGTAAGCCAACAACCCGGAAAACCCTTCTGGTTTGGTCGCAAAGGCAACCGTGTCGTTTTTGCCCTTCCGGGCAATCCGGTCTCGTCCTTTTTGTGCGCTCGGCGGTATTTTATTCCGTGGCTGCGAAGGTCGCTGGGCCTTCGGGCCATGGACAACATATATGCCGCTCTTAGTGACGATTATGTATATAATTCCCCGCTTACGTACTTTCTTCAGGTACAGTTATTTCAGGAGGGAGCCACGCTGATGGCTCGTCCTCTGGTGGGGCACGGCTCCGGTGACTTTGCCAATCTTATTGACAATCAAGGATTTTTAGAGATTCCTCAAGAACGAAATGAGTTTAAAAAAGGAGAAATACTCCCAATATGGCAATACCATTACAAGGTATGA
- a CDS encoding ribonucleoside-diphosphate reductase subunit alpha yields MYVIKRDGRRESVKFDKITSRIEKLCYGLDALYVQPIEVAKKVVAGIYDGVTTAELDVLAAETAASMTTKHPDYAILAARIAISNLHKNTLKSFSATMKQLYTYTDPKTGENASLISKEAHDIIRKHAALLDSTIIYDRDYGYDYFGYKTLEKSYLLKVNGKIAERPQHMLMRVAVGIHLDDIDSVIETYNLLSERWFTHATPTLFNAGTPKPQMSSCFLLTMKDDSIDGIYDTLKQCALISQSAGGIGLSIHNIRATGSYIKGTNGTSNGIVPMLRVFNDTARYVDQGGGKRKGSFAIYLEPWHADIFEFLDLKRNHGKEELRARDLFYAMWIPDLFMKRVEANDTWSLLCPHECPGLADSYGDEFEQLYEKYEREGKVRKTIKAQDLWFAIMESQIETGTPYMLYKDHANRKSNQKNLGTIKSSNLCTEIMEYTSPDEVAVCNLASISLPKFVEQGTDGFLHFNHGKLFEITKVVTKNLNKIIDLNYYPVPEAERSNKRHRPIGIGIQGLADAFLMMRMPFESEEARRLNEDIHETIYCGAMTASMELAKTQGPYETWKGSPISQGIFQFDMWNVTPKSGRWNWEQLRKDVVKFGVRNSLLLAPMPTASTSQILGNNECFEPFTSNLYVRRVLSGEFIVVNKYLLKDLVKEGLWNDSMKNKLMAHNGSVQKIDEVPSHLKELYKTAWEIKQKTIVDMAADRGAYICQSQSLNIFMDNANYGKLTSMHFYAWKKGLKTGMYYLRTQAAVDAVKITVEKNSEAILEPVTTAVAEKELNYEKYAQEHAPQAAAAARDTMPESQYVLDKPEQNQGEK; encoded by the coding sequence ATGTATGTTATAAAACGTGATGGTCGCCGTGAATCGGTCAAGTTTGACAAAATCACCTCTCGCATCGAAAAATTGTGCTACGGTTTAGACGCTCTCTACGTCCAGCCGATTGAAGTAGCTAAAAAAGTAGTGGCGGGTATCTATGATGGTGTCACAACCGCCGAATTGGATGTGTTAGCAGCTGAAACAGCCGCTTCCATGACCACAAAGCACCCTGATTACGCTATCTTAGCCGCTCGTATTGCTATTTCAAACCTACACAAAAACACGCTGAAATCATTTTCAGCGACCATGAAACAGCTTTATACGTACACTGACCCAAAAACCGGGGAAAATGCCTCTCTTATCTCCAAAGAAGCGCATGATATCATTCGCAAACACGCCGCTTTACTGGATTCGACCATCATATACGACCGGGATTACGGTTATGACTATTTTGGGTATAAAACATTAGAAAAATCGTATTTATTGAAAGTGAACGGCAAAATCGCCGAGCGCCCTCAGCACATGCTCATGCGTGTGGCGGTGGGTATTCACTTAGACGATATTGATTCCGTTATTGAGACCTATAATCTCCTTTCAGAGCGTTGGTTTACCCATGCAACCCCAACGCTGTTTAATGCCGGCACACCCAAACCTCAAATGTCGAGCTGCTTTCTGTTGACCATGAAGGATGACAGCATCGACGGTATCTATGATACGCTAAAACAGTGCGCATTGATCTCGCAGTCAGCGGGCGGAATAGGGTTGAGCATTCACAATATTCGCGCTACGGGCAGCTACATCAAAGGAACCAACGGCACTTCCAACGGTATTGTACCGATGCTGCGCGTATTCAATGATACCGCTCGCTATGTAGATCAGGGAGGCGGCAAACGCAAGGGCTCTTTTGCCATTTACCTGGAGCCTTGGCACGCCGATATTTTTGAGTTTTTGGACTTAAAAAGAAACCACGGCAAAGAAGAGCTTCGAGCCCGTGATCTGTTCTACGCCATGTGGATTCCTGATCTTTTCATGAAACGGGTAGAAGCCAATGATACCTGGTCGTTGCTGTGCCCGCACGAGTGTCCGGGATTGGCAGACAGCTACGGCGATGAATTTGAGCAGTTGTACGAAAAATACGAGCGCGAAGGAAAAGTTCGCAAAACCATCAAGGCGCAGGATCTGTGGTTTGCCATTATGGAGTCCCAAATCGAAACGGGAACTCCGTACATGCTTTACAAAGACCACGCCAACCGTAAGTCAAACCAGAAGAATTTGGGTACCATCAAATCCTCAAACCTGTGTACCGAGATCATGGAATATACCTCTCCCGATGAGGTAGCGGTTTGTAACCTGGCGTCCATTTCTCTGCCTAAATTTGTGGAGCAGGGGACTGACGGATTCCTGCATTTCAACCACGGGAAGTTGTTTGAAATCACGAAAGTGGTCACGAAAAACCTTAATAAAATTATTGACCTTAATTACTATCCCGTTCCGGAAGCTGAGCGCAGCAATAAGCGCCACCGCCCCATCGGAATCGGTATTCAGGGACTTGCCGATGCATTCCTGATGATGCGCATGCCTTTCGAGTCGGAAGAAGCACGCCGTCTCAACGAAGACATTCACGAAACCATCTATTGCGGTGCCATGACGGCCTCCATGGAATTGGCCAAAACACAGGGTCCTTATGAAACGTGGAAAGGCTCACCGATTTCGCAGGGTATCTTCCAGTTTGATATGTGGAATGTCACTCCTAAGAGCGGCCGCTGGAATTGGGAGCAACTGCGCAAAGATGTGGTAAAATTCGGCGTACGTAATTCGCTGCTTTTGGCACCGATGCCTACGGCTTCAACCAGTCAGATCTTAGGAAACAATGAGTGTTTTGAACCGTTTACGTCCAATCTCTACGTTCGTCGGGTATTGTCAGGCGAATTCATTGTGGTAAACAAATATCTCCTGAAAGACCTGGTGAAAGAGGGGTTATGGAATGATTCCATGAAAAACAAACTCATGGCCCACAATGGCTCGGTCCAAAAAATCGACGAAGTGCCCTCGCACCTCAAGGAATTGTACAAAACGGCTTGGGAGATCAAACAGAAAACCATTGTGGATATGGCCGCCGACCGCGGAGCCTATATTTGCCAATCCCAGTCCCTGAATATTTTCATGGACAATGCTAACTACGGCAAATTGACGTCCATGCATTTCTACGCCTGGAAAAAAGGACTTAAGACCGGCATGTACTACCTACGTACGCAGGCCGCAGTGGATGCCGTTAAGATCACGGTGGAGAAAAACTCCGAAGCGATCCTTGAGCCGGTCACTACCGCCGTTGCTGAAAAAGAACTGAACTATGAGAAGTATGCTCAGGAGCACGCGCCACAGGCCGCAGCCGCAGCCCGCGACACTATGCCGGAAAGCCAGTATGTGCTTGATAAGCCTGAGCAGAACCAAGGCGAAAAATAA
- a CDS encoding YbaB/EbfC family nucleoid-associated protein — MFGDMMGMLGKVKEFQAKMKEAQESLGHLTESAETGAGLVKVKVNGLKQVISLTIDPDLMKPEDREMLQDLITAAVNRAMEKIEDQIKAHIQQSTEGVLPNIPGLDLSKFMK; from the coding sequence ATGTTTGGAGATATGATGGGAATGCTTGGAAAAGTTAAAGAGTTTCAAGCCAAAATGAAAGAGGCCCAGGAAAGTCTTGGGCATTTGACCGAATCGGCCGAAACAGGAGCCGGACTCGTAAAAGTAAAGGTCAATGGCCTTAAACAGGTAATCAGCCTGACCATCGACCCTGACCTCATGAAACCGGAAGACCGTGAAATGTTGCAGGATCTGATTACAGCAGCAGTCAATCGCGCAATGGAAAAAATTGAGGACCAAATTAAAGCTCACATTCAACAATCTACGGAAGGAGTCTTACCCAATATTCCCGGATTGGATTTGAGTAAGTTCATGAAGTAG
- a CDS encoding glycosyltransferase family 2 protein produces MSVDKIAVVILNYNGRNFLEKFLPSVITYTETAAVYVADSASTDGSVSWTEQHFPSVKTILLPGNYGYAGGYNRALQTIDAEYYVLLNSDVEVTSQWLAPLIELLDRNPKIAACQPKLLAYHNKTQFEYAGGAGGYIDWLGYAYCRGRIFDHTETDRGQYNTAAPIFWASGAAMVIRSQLFHKMGGFDEDFFAHMEEIDLCWRLHWAGYEVYCCPQSIVYHVGGGTLPPSNPFKTYLNYRNSLAMLYKNLPPSRVGFILFLRLVLDGVSSVRYLPKGQWQDIWAIIKAHFAFYGWILGALPKKRRHIQQEIVQVKSHESLPISSKSIIWAYFVKGCKTFDSFSRL; encoded by the coding sequence ATGTCAGTAGATAAAATAGCCGTCGTCATTCTGAATTATAACGGGAGAAACTTCTTGGAGAAGTTTCTCCCGTCTGTTATTACCTATACCGAAACCGCCGCCGTTTATGTGGCCGACAGTGCCTCCACTGACGGTTCAGTGTCCTGGACAGAGCAACATTTTCCATCGGTTAAGACTATCCTTTTACCCGGAAACTACGGATATGCCGGGGGGTATAACCGGGCTCTGCAAACAATAGACGCCGAGTACTATGTTCTTCTCAACTCAGATGTTGAAGTGACTTCGCAATGGCTGGCCCCCCTCATCGAATTATTGGACCGCAACCCCAAAATCGCGGCCTGCCAGCCTAAATTACTGGCATATCATAACAAGACTCAATTTGAGTACGCCGGAGGTGCCGGAGGCTATATCGATTGGCTTGGGTACGCGTACTGTCGCGGACGTATATTTGACCATACAGAGACCGACAGAGGGCAATACAACACGGCTGCCCCTATCTTTTGGGCCTCGGGGGCTGCAATGGTCATCCGATCGCAGCTTTTCCACAAAATGGGGGGATTTGATGAAGATTTCTTTGCTCACATGGAAGAAATTGATCTTTGCTGGCGGTTACATTGGGCCGGTTATGAGGTCTATTGCTGCCCTCAATCAATAGTCTATCACGTAGGAGGCGGCACCCTTCCCCCTTCCAATCCTTTCAAGACTTACCTCAATTATCGAAACAGTTTGGCCATGCTTTACAAGAATCTGCCACCGAGTCGGGTAGGATTTATTCTTTTTTTGCGGCTCGTTCTGGACGGAGTTTCGTCGGTTCGCTATTTACCTAAGGGTCAGTGGCAGGATATATGGGCCATTATAAAAGCTCATTTTGCATTTTATGGATGGATTTTAGGAGCACTTCCAAAGAAACGCCGGCATATTCAACAGGAAATTGTACAGGTAAAAAGTCATGAATCCCTCCCAATTTCTTCAAAGAGCATCATTTGGGCCTATTTTGTAAAGGGCTGTAAAACCTTCGACTCATTTTCAAGACTTTAA
- a CDS encoding rod shape-determining protein — protein MALFDFLTSEIAIDLGTANTLIIHKDKIVVDEPSIIALDKNNGKVLAIGHKAMQMHEKTNENIKTIRPLKDGVIADFTAAELMIRGMIKMITPNNRFFTPSHRMVICIPSGITEVEKRAVKDSAEHAGAKEVYMVHEPIAASIGIGIDITQPNGTMIVDIGGGTTEIAVIALSGIVCEQSIRIAGDVFTKDIVDYMRREHNLLIGERSAEQIKIEVGSALPELDNPPADFEIRGRDLMTGIPKEIKVTYSEIAYALDKSISKIEEAVMKALEISPPELSADIYTNGIHLTGGGALLHGLDKRLATKTKLPIHVADDPLKAVVKGTGEILKNLELYKSVLIQ, from the coding sequence ATGGCATTATTTGATTTTTTAACGAGCGAGATTGCAATAGATTTAGGAACAGCGAATACGCTGATTATCCACAAAGATAAAATCGTAGTGGACGAACCTTCAATAATTGCTTTGGACAAGAATAACGGGAAGGTGTTGGCGATTGGTCACAAAGCAATGCAAATGCACGAAAAGACCAATGAAAATATAAAAACCATCCGCCCGTTAAAAGACGGTGTCATTGCCGACTTTACCGCTGCTGAATTAATGATCAGAGGGATGATCAAAATGATCACCCCCAACAATCGCTTCTTCACGCCTTCACACCGAATGGTCATTTGTATTCCATCGGGTATTACAGAAGTAGAAAAAAGGGCCGTAAAAGACTCTGCGGAGCACGCCGGTGCAAAGGAAGTGTACATGGTACATGAACCGATTGCTGCTTCTATTGGGATCGGGATTGATATTACGCAGCCCAACGGGACCATGATCGTGGATATTGGCGGCGGGACCACCGAAATTGCCGTTATTGCACTTTCCGGCATTGTATGTGAGCAATCCATCCGTATCGCGGGCGATGTATTTACGAAAGATATTGTCGATTACATGCGGCGTGAACACAACCTTTTAATCGGGGAACGTTCGGCCGAACAGATCAAAATCGAGGTAGGCTCCGCCCTTCCTGAATTAGACAATCCTCCGGCTGACTTTGAAATTCGCGGACGCGACCTGATGACGGGGATTCCCAAAGAGATCAAAGTAACCTACAGCGAGATTGCATACGCGTTGGATAAGTCGATTTCCAAAATCGAAGAAGCCGTAATGAAGGCCCTTGAAATTTCTCCTCCGGAGCTTTCGGCCGATATCTATACCAACGGCATTCACCTGACCGGCGGCGGAGCCTTACTGCACGGTTTAGACAAACGCTTGGCTACCAAGACCAAACTTCCCATTCACGTAGCAGACGATCCGCTCAAAGCCGTGGTGAAAGGAACAGGCGAAATCCTGAAAAATCTGGAATTGTATAAGTCGGTATTAATTCAATAG
- the mreC gene encoding rod shape-determining protein MreC, with the protein MLQLFEFIGRNRNFILFVLLEVFSFWLLVNNNNYWGVEYFNTANSLNAKALEASNTLREYTNLRQVNASLAEENRRLNELITTFQQQNPSNAPTAYKADSAFASRFKFVTIAKVIDNSTHRADNYLTIDKGTAHGVKVGMGVISSTGVVGKVKICNEKFSVITSILHSQYMISTKLLRSGEQGTAKWENNNIPSIIQLKDISRYKTIFKGDTAVTSDQNVVFPPGVQVGRVKSFRVAPDQAFFEIDLELATDFSKISYVYLVENKLLGQQQSLQESLINKRK; encoded by the coding sequence ATGCTTCAACTCTTTGAGTTTATTGGCCGCAATCGCAACTTTATCCTCTTTGTTTTGCTGGAGGTGTTCAGTTTTTGGCTGCTTGTCAATAACAATAATTATTGGGGTGTAGAATATTTCAATACTGCCAACTCTCTCAATGCCAAGGCATTAGAAGCCTCAAATACTCTACGGGAATACACTAACCTACGGCAGGTAAACGCTTCTCTTGCTGAAGAGAATCGACGATTGAACGAGTTGATAACGACATTTCAACAACAAAACCCTTCCAATGCACCCACAGCCTACAAGGCAGATTCTGCCTTTGCATCACGCTTTAAATTTGTCACGATTGCCAAAGTAATTGACAACAGTACGCATCGGGCTGACAACTACCTGACCATTGATAAAGGTACCGCCCATGGCGTGAAAGTGGGTATGGGCGTTATTTCGTCTACAGGAGTAGTTGGAAAGGTAAAAATATGTAATGAAAAATTTTCGGTCATTACCTCCATTTTACACTCTCAATACATGATCTCCACCAAATTACTGCGGAGTGGAGAGCAGGGAACGGCTAAATGGGAAAACAACAATATCCCATCCATTATTCAGCTTAAAGATATTTCTCGCTACAAAACGATTTTTAAAGGAGATACTGCCGTTACGTCCGACCAAAATGTCGTATTCCCTCCCGGTGTTCAGGTAGGTCGCGTCAAAAGCTTCAGAGTTGCTCCCGATCAGGCATTTTTCGAGATTGACTTAGAACTAGCCACCGACTTCTCCAAAATATCATACGTGTATTTGGTAGAAAATAAGCTTTTAGGTCAACAGCAATCCCTCCAGGAAAGCCTCATTAATAAACGTAAATGA
- a CDS encoding sigma-70 family RNA polymerase sigma factor: MSVIMSEEIEEIPLASSETSYNDGEKNDIFNREFMPHINSMYNFAFRLTMDEDDANDLVQDTYLKAFRFISSFERGTNAKAWLFRILKNSFINDYRKRSKEPSKVDYQEVETTYNSEEAAEVDHTTDLRVETVQDMIGDEVATALNSLPVDFRTVIILCDIEGFTYEEMAKILDIPIGTVRSRLHRARNLLKDKLKVYASSMGYDTDDD; this comes from the coding sequence ATGTCAGTCATTATGTCAGAAGAAATCGAAGAAATACCTTTAGCCTCCTCAGAGACGTCCTACAACGACGGCGAGAAGAACGATATATTCAATCGCGAGTTTATGCCCCACATAAACTCCATGTACAACTTTGCCTTTAGGCTCACCATGGACGAAGATGATGCCAATGATCTCGTCCAGGACACCTATTTAAAAGCTTTCCGTTTTATTTCTTCCTTTGAACGGGGAACTAATGCCAAAGCGTGGTTGTTCAGAATCCTGAAAAACAGTTTTATCAATGATTATCGTAAACGGAGCAAAGAGCCGTCGAAGGTAGATTACCAGGAAGTAGAAACCACCTACAACTCCGAAGAAGCTGCCGAAGTCGATCACACCACCGACTTACGCGTCGAAACTGTTCAAGACATGATTGGCGATGAAGTAGCCACTGCGCTCAATTCATTGCCTGTTGACTTTCGTACGGTCATTATCCTTTGTGACATTGAAGGATTTACCTACGAAGAAATGGCTAAGATTCTGGATATTCCGATCGGTACTGTTCGCTCACGTCTGCACCGCGCCCGGAACCTCCTTAAAGACAAACTCAAAGTATACGCCTCTTCCATGGGCTATGATACCGACGATGATTAA